A region of Paenibacillus thiaminolyticus DNA encodes the following proteins:
- the apgM gene encoding 2,3-bisphosphoglycerate-independent phosphoglycerate mutase, with translation MLYRKVIMAIADGSGDRPHPLLNDKTPLEYADTPHLDRLAAEGITGMIDLIGSGIPVGTDMGHMILFGFQPEDYPGRGPIEALGIGMDVEPGDVVLRCNFATINDEGVVLDRRAGRIRNNTAGLADALDGMELIEDIRAYFKPATEHRAVLVLRGTGLSDRISDSDPKAPNDGQPYLPVEALDETPEAKRTAMAVNLFMKKAHAILASHPINRERMAQGHPPANFILTRGAGRMAQLEPIATTMKFRGSCIAAESTVLGVAKLAGFEAITDARLTGSIDTDVELKAKLALEQIARHDIVYVHLKAPDLMGHDNDPLKKALTLELFDRMVGLIAEQLPDDVYLALAADHSTPCEVKEHTGEPVPVVIYGPSIRKDRVTSYNEMDCAYGALGCMSGNEFVRTLHGLMGYVKKQGN, from the coding sequence ATGCTATACAGAAAAGTAATTATGGCCATTGCAGACGGATCGGGAGATCGCCCGCATCCGCTTTTAAATGATAAAACACCGTTAGAATATGCCGATACACCTCATTTGGATCGGTTGGCTGCGGAAGGAATCACTGGCATGATCGATTTAATCGGATCGGGAATTCCCGTTGGAACCGATATGGGGCATATGATATTATTCGGCTTTCAGCCGGAGGACTATCCGGGCCGCGGCCCCATTGAGGCGCTCGGCATCGGTATGGACGTCGAGCCCGGAGATGTCGTGCTTCGATGCAACTTCGCCACGATTAATGACGAGGGCGTTGTCCTGGACCGCCGTGCCGGGCGAATCCGCAACAACACGGCAGGGCTTGCCGATGCGCTTGATGGGATGGAACTCATTGAAGACATCCGCGCTTACTTCAAGCCGGCAACGGAGCATCGGGCTGTGCTCGTTCTGCGCGGTACCGGTCTTAGCGATCGGATCAGCGATTCCGATCCGAAAGCGCCGAACGACGGCCAACCTTATCTCCCTGTTGAAGCGCTGGATGAGACGCCGGAAGCGAAGCGGACCGCCATGGCCGTTAACCTTTTTATGAAAAAGGCCCATGCGATTCTTGCTTCGCATCCCATCAATCGGGAGCGTATGGCGCAAGGACATCCGCCTGCCAACTTCATTCTGACCCGAGGCGCGGGAAGAATGGCGCAATTGGAGCCCATCGCCACGACAATGAAGTTCCGCGGCAGCTGCATCGCTGCGGAAAGCACAGTGCTCGGGGTGGCCAAGCTGGCCGGCTTCGAAGCGATTACCGACGCCAGGCTGACGGGCAGCATAGATACTGACGTTGAACTAAAAGCAAAGCTGGCGCTTGAGCAAATTGCCCGCCATGATATTGTCTACGTCCATCTCAAGGCTCCTGATTTGATGGGACATGACAATGACCCGTTGAAAAAAGCACTCACCCTTGAATTATTCGACCGGATGGTCGGGCTGATCGCGGAGCAGCTGCCTGACGACGTCTACTTGGCTCTGGCCGCGGATCATTCAACGCCTTGTGAAGTGAAGGAGCATACGGGAGAGCCTGTCCCGGTCGTGATCTACGGCCCGAGCATCCGCAAAGATCGGGTAACATCTTATAATGAAATGGACTGCGCATATGGCGCCTTAGGGTGCATGTCCGGCAATGAGTTCGTGAGGACCTTGCACGGTCTGATGGGATATGTGAAGAAGCAGGGAAATTAA